A window of Hordeum vulgare subsp. vulgare chromosome 5H, MorexV3_pseudomolecules_assembly, whole genome shotgun sequence genomic DNA:
CGTACAAGCTAGCCACTTGTGATCACAATGTGGCCTTTGCAAATGGTTCATCCAGCTCAAACCCGGAGGGGAATCTGTCATTATGGAACCAAGTTTGGTCGGCCAACGTGCCTCAGAAGATGAATATTACAACTTGGATAGTTATTACTCGTACGCTGGTGACTCAACAGTGCAAGAACTATAGACATTTGGCCACACGGTCGTTGTGTCCTCTCTATGGAGTGGAGGAGGAGACTACCTTTCATGCCCTAGTTGCTTGCACTCACGCAAGGATCTTGTGGATCAACATGCGCAGGAGATGGCCGCTTCCTAATGATGATCTCCTCATCGATAATGGGAAGGAATGGCTGATGCTTCTTCTAAGCTCATGCTCAGTGGTGGTCAGAGATATGATTGTTATGCTGATTTGTCGTATATGGCAGATACGTAATGACATCTATCATGGCAAGGAAGCCCCACCCGTGCTTGCTACGCTTGAGTTCTTGGACAGCTACTACAAATCAATCAACCTTGCGGGCAAATTTCAAGTGAAGGAAATTATCAAAGGAAAAATGCCGTCGGTGCCCCTGGCGGTGCCGCACCAAAAGGTTACTGCGCCTGCTCTACCTTGGCCGGCTCCGgcgcagcgtacggtggccttgtCCGTCGACGGTTCGTACTAGCTGGTGGATGGCACCACGGCGGCTGGGATGGTCCTGAGGAATAGCGAGGGTGTGATCTTATTTGCGGCATACCGATACATCTTCCACTGCAATGATCCACTGGAGGCGGAACTTCACGCGATGATGCAAGGTATGGCCCTAGCCGTTCAACAGTCAAGCTCTCCGATGTTGTTACAATCGGATTCCTCTGAAGCTTTATCCTGCCTGTCCATGGATACTTTGCGGAGGTCAGCATATGGCCAACTAGGCATGGAGATTAAGCACTTATGTGGTAGTAGGGAGTTTATTCCTTAGAAACTTAACCGTCTTCGGAATAGAGTAGCCGATCGTTTGGCACACTATAGCCGATCGGAGCGAACCACAACTGTTTCGCTTCGATCAGTTCCACCTTGTATTGAGCATTCGTGGCCTCTGGACTGTAACTCTATGAACTTGCAATAAAACTCCTTTTACCCTCGCAAAAAAAAGAGAACTATGCATCCGGTCTACGCAATGTATGCTACATCACGTCGGATGGTAAAAAATAGTCCTAACGCGTCTGTCCAGACGTTTGCGGGCGCCCTAACACAACAAGCAAGGATCGATGTGTGGCAGGTGATGGGTCTGCGTCTAGCTAGCTCCGTCTCCACGTAGGAAGCTACAGCCATGGAGGCGTCCGGACAGGCAGGTCGATATATATGACCAGACAGACTCATGCTATAGTTGGCCAACTTGGGCAGCGACAGCGTCTCTCCAGGACCGGCAGTGGCTGGGTGTCCAGGCGCTGGACCGCTGGTCCTGCCATCTTCTACTCCCATTTTCTGCGAGGGGAGCTGCATCCACTCTCCCGTGTCAGGGGAGCTGCCTCTACTTAACTTAACGCCGTGCCAGCAAGCCAGGAACAGACGAAGACCGGCGCTTGGCAGGCTGAgagcaccatgccaactcgcgcaGAGGGAAATGCCGGGAGCGGGAAGACGGTGTGCGTCACCGGCGCCGGCGGGTACATCGCCTCGTGGCTCGTGAAGCTCCTCCTCTCCCGCGGCTACGCCGTCCACGGCACCGTCCGCCACCTCGGTACGTGCCCGGCCGGCCGTGTCAGCGGGGTCATAACTCATAACCGGCAACCGAGTGATGTCTGATCCTGTTTCAGGCGTGGAGAAGACCGGCCATCTGAGGCGGTTAGAGAACGCTTCCGAAAACCTCAGGCTCTTCAAGGCTGACCTCCTTGATTACGATGCGATGGCAGCTGCCATCGTGGGATGCCAGGGAGTTTTCCATGTTGCCACTCCCGTTCCTTCGGAAATCATAACCGATCCAGAGGCAAGCAAGTTTCATAACTGAAAAACTGTCGATATGCATCATCATGTTACGTACATGGATGTACATATACTAATTTTTCATGTGTGTCGCTAGATTTCATTCCAAGTCTCGGTCAAATGGCATAACACGCAAgagagaaaaagggaaaaaactgaAAATATTCTTTTGTACAAATCTCAATGTATGATCTCGCAGGGATTGCATCGACTGAGATTTAGCAAGACTGATTTTTGATCTCTTCCTTTCATGCACAATCATTTAGCTACAAATGTTGGGCCCTGCTGTTACTGGCACCACGAATGTGCTCAAGGCCGCCTCTGCCGCCAATGCCGAGAGAGTGGTTGTCGTGTCATCCATGGTCGCCGTCGAGATCAACCCCAAAGACTGGCCCCAAGGTAAAATCAGAGATGAGAGCTGCTGGTCGGACAAAGAATTTTGCAGGAGCAACCAGGTAACCTTGGCAGGTGTACTTCACGGTCTACTTGATCCAATGATAATCAGTACAGTACTGTTTATGGATTATAGGCtccaaccttgactatcattttgCTTTGCGCGCGTATTACCTCCAGAGCTGGTACCCTGTTGCTAAGATCGCGGCGGAGGCAGCGGCGCTCGAGTACGGGCGGGAAACCGGGCTTGGCGTGGTAACTCtgaatccggcgctggtgttcggTCCCCTGCTCCAGCCGACCATCAACACGAGCAGCCAGTTCCTCATCTACTTCCTCAGAGGTTTCAGCCGCTACATAAATAACAGGGCGTTGCGCGAGCTCTGTGCCGTTGCTTGATTCCTTGTGTGCTGCTGGTGGTGCAGGAGGCCCTGACGAGACGAGGGACAAGCTGTGGCACATCGTCGACGTCCGCGACGTCGCCGACGCGCTGCTCCTGCTCTACGAGGCGCCCGAGGCCACCGGCAGGCACATCTGCGCGCCTCACTTCATCACCGCCCGGGAGCTGCTGGGCCTGCTCAAGAGCATGTACCCTGGGTACCCCTGCATGGCCGAGTAGGACTTCTCCTCCCCTGACGACGATCAATGACATGTGCCGTGCCACCTTGTAAGCTGGGGCTAACGGATAGTTCCATCCTTTGGGTATTTGGCAGGGACAGCATACGTGACATGGAGCACCCGGCTCCGATGACCTCCGGAAAGCTGGAGAAGCTGGGGTGGAGCTCTCGGCCACTGAGGGAGACGATCACAGATACCGTCGAATGCTGCCGGGAGGCCGGGTTTCTACAGGACGCGGATGGTGGTGATGATACGCCATGCCGTTTCCCCCCTCTTCTGAACAAAATATAATGTCACGGAAGAAGTTTGGAGGTCACGATTCAGAAAAAAATAGCATTGCTTATCTGTCATTTACATTACTCcttccgtctcaaaataaatgttTCAACGTTAGTATAACTTTACACTAAAATTAATATAAAGTTAAGACACTTGTCATTTTTAGTACTTCcttcgtttcaaaataagtgtgtCAACTTTAGTATAACTTTGCACTAAGGTTAGCACACCGTTGAGATATTTATTTTAGGATGAAGTGAGTATTACTCCCTCCTTTTAGGTGTGTTGGGCACATAAGAAAATTCTGAAATTTCAAAAGTATAAGTCGTCTAAATCATTATAGATGCATCGAGCTAGAGTTTGTGAAGCTTTTTGGGGTCCTCGTTCGCGTCGCTATTCAGGGGAGCGGCCCGAGCGTCCCctagcaccgccgccgcctccccacccGCTCCTCCCAGCCCCCCGTTGCCGTTGGGCGTCGCTGCCGGGCAAAGCATGTGCAGCAGCCGGCGGCGGCGGGCCTCTCTCTCGCGCGGATGCGTCCCGGGACCGGACCTGGACGGGGCGGCTCGCTCGGCGAGGTTGGGCGTCGGGGCGGCGGCCCGGTGGTGGCGGCCGGGACGGCTCGGCGGCTCGGCGAGGCTGGGCGTCGGGGCGGCGGCCCGGTGATGGCGGCGTGGACGGCTCGGCGGGGCTGGGCCTCGGCACGCCTTCTCCCTCGCTCGGCTTTGTGATGGTCCAGGTTGCGGGTCCCACGGTGGCGGCTTGGCGGCGTGGTGCAGCGGAGCTCCGGCGCGGCTGGGTCCTCTAGCGGGCTGGAGGGCAGGGCGCCGTCCAGTGGTGTTGCCTCCGCAGCGGCTGCGGCCTGCCCTTGACCCCGATCTGGATCTGGATCTGGTAGTGCTCGGGCCTAGGTCATGGTGGCTTCGGAGGTGTCGTGTCGCTGGGGCTGCTGCGGTGCTGCGTGGAGGACGTGCTTGGTGGCTCCCCGGTGTCGCTGGCGCGGTGGCTTTGTGGGAAGCGTGTGGGCTAGCGGAGGTGATGTGCGTGGGGTTGTGGTGTTGGGAGGTGCTCCGGGCGAAAGCTTGCCGGGCAAGAGCTTGCCGGCTGACGGTGGCGGCGGCTGTGGACGCCGTCTCACCTTCTTGGAGGCACCGTTGAGGAGTTCTCTCCCTACACACCCTCGGATCCAGTTCTTCGGGTGAAAACCTTAGGCCGGGTTGGGCCGGACGACGGCGTCGGCATCGTCGCTTCCTCCTTGGGAGCGTCGTCTTGAGGAGCTTTGGATTTCGATTGCACTCTCGAGGGGCTAGACGCTCGCGACATTGCGGTCGGCTGGGGCTCGTCCGGCAATGTGGATGATCTGCGCGGCTTCTTGTGTGGCAACGATGGCCCCTTCAAGCGGAGAAGGATTTGTTGTTGGGTTCTCGTAGTCGGTCTCGTCCGGCGTGTTCGAGGGGTCGCCGTGCCTCTCTTGTCTTCTAAAGTCGGAGCTGTTTGAGGGGAATCCTTGCGGCGACGATGACGTGAAGACGGGTGGTCGGTTATGGCGCTGGCTCGGCGCAGGTCCTGTGCTTTTCTTCCTTCAATGCTCGTTGGCTGAGTCGAAGCTGCCTGGTCGCCGGCGCGTGTGGTGGACTTTTGGCGTTGTCCGACGCAGGCCTCTACGCTTGTCTGCGGTGGAGGCTACATCGGTGGTCGTCGATGCTGAAGTCGGAGTCGCCCTCGCGGaggcgtgatgacgatgacgccggATTACAACCTCGACGGAGCTCTTCCCCTAGGCGGCGTGTGTGCGTTCTTGTGTAGGTTGCCAGGTCGCCCTGTGTGCCTTGTCGTGGCGGGTGCATTGTGACGGCTTTAGTTCGGTTTTCCGATTATTAACCGGACAACTCTCTTCGACCTTTTTTAATGAGATCGATACCTAAGGGACCGCGTTTAAAATTTTTTATAGATGCACTAATCTTCATAATTAACCCTCCCTTGAAAGACGTTGGACCAACGCATGAAGTTCTCCTCCTCTTAAACTCAATCCCAATTAATTCGGCAACAATATATCTAGCCCCTGGGGAATTGGTTGCATGTTACAAATATAAATTCATGGGTTAGCTAAACCGTGCAAGCTATTATTGTTCGATTTATTGCGGATATTCCATTTGGCTCCAGGGAGCATATGCTCCTGCgtgttaaaaatatattttagaaatgtgaaaaaaattgaaaaaaatagaGGTGTTAGTcgtcacactcaaatggcacaagcaAATTTACAGGTGAAAACTGAAGTATTTTGACCTGTGCAAAATGAACAAGCCGAACGTCAAATGTTACCTCCAAATGTTACattaaattttatttttttcacCAATGAAGCACCGCTATCCCATATGGCATGAAAATTGGCAAGCACACTTGCCACATTAGTATGAACATctaaaaaaacagaatttttaaaacttatttactatttattttgacTTTACTGTTCACAAGGAGCATATGCTCCCAAAGCCAAAAATCCACGTCCGATTTATTGTAGCGTTTTGTAAAGAGAGATTTAGGTGGTGATGGGCTTCCTTTATGGTTTAAATTATTTACCTAGCCCAATCTTCTCACGTCTAGATTGCACTGCTCCTCCTTAGGTCTCCAACACACCTAGACACAGGGTGTACCTAATTTGTTGCCACTTGCCATCGAATGAATAAAGTAATTCATGTTCAAAAAGTTATGGAAAAAGTCTTATTTTTCTCCTACAAAAAAGAATGGTCCGCAAGGTCTGTAGTACCGTACAAACTCACAAGGAGAGGCAAAGTATAATAAAGATAAAAGCTATCACAACCAGCGAAAAAGAAGTTAAATGACTAAACACCTAGGCTATTGTTAGATCGTCATCCAAACTGGTTGTAGCTATCACATGCTATCTCTTCCACCGGTTGCACTCAATAGACATATGCTCCTTGGCtattgtcgtggttttatcacggtagatgtcctcgtgacaGAATTTGGgtatgaggccatcgcaactatgtggcgtcttgagaggggttggtcggaatcgagagacgcgagttttacccaggttcgacccctccaatagaggtaaaagcctatgtcttgctcgtgtttcattgatgaagatctctattacaagggtgcggaatcgctacctctaatctcgagggtgtctctCTCTAATGACTTCTCTCGTCATGGCTTAACTTGTCCCTCTGGGGGTGCcctgcccctccttatataagttgaagTGGTAGGcttactgtaagtgcatctagtgtcccttagtgattttggtgtattgaagacttatatgttaagaaactgatatgtttgtgagtgtacataggctctataagtcgctgcggAGTACGAGTTATTCgaggaatatcgacccctaaaaatgtatgtcttcggccgaAGACATTGGTAATTCCTCTCAAGACTTTGaatgtgaggaaattggtgtgttcgTGAAGAAATCGATGTGAAGACTATGAAGTGCGAAGACTTtcgttttcatagtttcattttttGTATTAtgtgtcataggaccaccgtactgttaaaggggtcgaggtaaaactaaggataagttttcaagtgatgctcatctcaaagcctacacatataaacccttcggatgaagcctttggaaatcttcaacagcttagtcaaattcttcagttacaacgaaggaggacgaggaggagtctgCTGAGGCGTCCAgtgtggaagcttgatgtactcctttaTCCATAGACATGTAGACCTTAAAGcattttcttgatgaatctccccttcacttGTAGTGTAGTCAAGCTCCAGCTCCTCAAACCCCTCTGTTATTTCATCCACCGTCTCAATAGCATAGCCATATGGAATCGGACGGCAATGGAAAGttcccttagctcaaggagatagAACAGAGCCGACCGCAGCCTTCAAGGTTAGGTTCTGGCATTTTGACATTAGCACACAATGTTCAGCCTCCGTGATACTATCCATGGGGTAGCGAGGAGCCGTGAAATCAGACCGATCGAGCTCCGTGGAAGCTTATGTGGCAGCGTCCAAGTAATGATCTCCATGCCGCTGAAATGGTTGGTCGGTAGTTCGCTGGCTTTCAAGTTCCTCTAGTTTCGCTAATCTTGCACTGAGCTTTTGCATTTCGGTTGCTTCctctttctttttgtgtgtcggCTTCTATAACCATCGCTGTCAGGAAACCCATGCACCCACGGAATGGATcctgatgttccttgtgttcgtccagggtgttcGGGATCCCCGACGGCCTctgtcagctcgtccttctctctaacGGGAATGATTGTCCCTCCCTGTGCTGCCTTGATTGCCTTCTGAAGCTTGCTAATGGGTATTGCAATCCATTCGTTCGTCCAAACACACTTCCCTGATtctgggtccaaagttcccccaaccccgaagaaccaattccttgagCGATCTGGCCAGAGCAATGTctctggttggacccctttagcaagcaGGTTTTGCTCAACTTTTTCCCACAACGGTCGTGCTCTGTTGTAGCCACCTAGCCCCGTGATATGGTGATACTTCTTGAGTGCAAGATTTCGCTTGTTTGTCTCTGACCTTTGCTTACCCTTCTTCGatttcttgtaggccacaaatgcgggctacTGATCTCTGATCTTCCCATATTGACCGATGAACTCTGGAGTCTCGTCTTTCTCAACAAACTTTGTGTTCAAATGTTTCCTCCAGTTCTTCAATAGTTCTGTCATCTTCTTTAGAGCAAACGTCTTGACCTTTCGCTCTATAACAgggttattcggatcctcctaTGCAGTAGGCTGAAATTTGTCATCAGcgaggtccaaagatcatctttcagtgTATCATGGACATAAGAAACTTCAGGGTCCTTCTTCTGATTCCATTCGTGGATTGTGATCGGGACGatgtccctaacaacaactccgcactcaTGTACAAATGTGGCCTTGGTCCGCTTGGGAGAAATCGGTTGGCCATTTTGCGCGACTTCTGTGATCGTGAACCTTTCATCCTGCCGCAACCTTTTCTTTGGGCCTCGTCTCCTTATGAAAGTtaggctcgatccggagggctaaaagaagaaagaagcattaccaaaacatatatatatatatatatataatgcatcaagtcagcaccggcctatatatatatatatacacctcGTCAGAGTTCGCAACAGTTAAGGCTTCCTCCTCCATTCGGTGACCAgagccatcatcatgatctccttcctccgccattcggtcaccggagccgaaatgacctccttcctcctccattgttcgatcaccggagccatcatgaactcCTTCCCTCTCCATTGTTGGATCGCTGGAGCTGTCATGACCTCCTTCCACCTCCATTGTTGGATCACCGGAgtcgtcatcctctccttcttgaccatcggtgtcgttgagaaacGACAAGGGATCACGTCCGTCGTGAATTATATCCCCAAAAAATCTTCTTTTTCCCAGTCCGTGTCCAtggtttctgcaaatattaccaCATGGCATTATACAAACATGAGAGATGGATTAGC
This region includes:
- the LOC123399466 gene encoding cinnamoyl-CoA reductase 1-like, whose protein sequence is MPTRAEGNAGSGKTVCVTGAGGYIASWLVKLLLSRGYAVHGTVRHLGVEKTGHLRRLENASENLRLFKADLLDYDAMAAAIVGCQGVFHVATPVPSEIITDPELQMLGPAVTGTTNVLKAASAANAERVVVVSSMVAVEINPKDWPQGKIRDESCWSDKEFCRSNQSWYPVAKIAAEAAALEYGRETGLGVVTLNPALVFGPLLQPTINTSSQFLIYFLRGGPDETRDKLWHIVDVRDVADALLLLYEAPEATGRHICAPHFITARELLGLLKSMYPGYPCMAEDSIRDMEHPAPMTSGKLEKLGWSSRPLRETITDTVECCREAGFLQDADGGDDTPCRFPPLLNKI